A window of the Cuculus canorus isolate bCucCan1 chromosome 3, bCucCan1.pri, whole genome shotgun sequence genome harbors these coding sequences:
- the BMP2 gene encoding bone morphogenetic protein 2 — protein MMVAATRSLLALLLCQVLLGGAAGLMPEVGRRRFSEPGRAASPAQRPEDLLGEFELRLLHMFGLKRRPSPGKDVVIPPYMLDLYRLHAGQRSGQPSALGYPLERAASRANTVRSFHHEEVLEELPETSGKTARRFFFNLTSIPNEESITSAELQIFRKQVHGASENNSSYHHRINIYEIIKPATATSKDPVTRLLDTRLVHHNASKWESFDVTPAVLRWIAHGHPNHGFVVEVVHLDKANSASKRHVRISRSLHEDEDSWSQLRPLLVTFGHDGKGHPLHKREKRQAKHKQRKRHKYSCKRHPLYVDFNDVGWNDWIVAPPGYSAFYCHGECPFPLADHLNSTNHAIVQTLVNSVNSKIPKACCVPTELSAISMLYLDENEKVVLKNYQDMVVEGCGCR, from the exons ATGATGGTTGCCGCGACCCGCTCCCTCCTGgcgctgctgctctgccaggtgCTGCTGGGCGGCGCGGCCGGGCTGATGCCGGAGGTGGGCAGGCGGCGCTTCAGCGAGCCCGGCCGCGCCGCCTCGCCCGCGCAGCGCCCCGAGGATCTCCTCGGCGAGTTCGAGCTCCGCCTGCTCCACATGTTCGGGCTGAAGCGGCGGCCGAGCCCCGGCAAGGACGTCGTCATCCCCCCCTACATGCTGGACCTCTACCGCCTGCACGCCGGGCAGCGCTCGGGGCAGCCGTCGGCGCTCGGGTACCCGCTGGAGCGGGCGGCCAGCCGCGCCAACACCGTGCGCAGCTTCCACCACGAAG AAGTTTTGGAAGAACTGCCAGAAACAAGTGGGAAAACAGCACGGCgtttcttctttaatttaacTTCCATCCCTAATGAGGAGTCTATCACCTCAGCTGAACTCCAGATTTTTCGGAAACAGGTGCATGGAGCCTCTGAGAACAACAGCAGCTACCATCACCgtattaatatttatgaaattataAAGCCAGCCACAGCCACCTCTAAGGACCCTGTCACAAGACTTTTGGACACCAGGTTGGTGCATCATAATGCAAGTAAATGGGAAAGTTTTGATGTAACGCCAGCTGTTTTGAGGTGGATTGCACATGGACATCCTAATCATGGGTTTGTGGTAGAGGTGGTTCACTTGGACAAAGCGAACAGTGCCTCCAAGAGGCACGTTAGGATTAGCAGGTCTTTACATGAGGATGAAGATAGCTGGTCTCAGCTCAGGCCATTATTAGTAACGTTTGGGCATGATGGCAAGGGACACCCGcttcataaaagagaaaagcgtcaagcaaaacacaaacagcGTAAACGCCACAAATACAGTTGCAAAAGGCATCCGTTATATGTGGACTTCAATGATGTGGGGTGGAATGACTGGATTGTTGCCCCACCGGGGTATAGTGCCTTTTACTGCCACGGGGAATGTCCTTTTCCGCTGGCAGATCATCTAAACTCAACAAACCATGCCATTGTTCAGACTTTGGTCAATTCAGTTAATTCCAAAATCCCCAAGGCTTGCTGTGTGCCGACAGAACTGAGTGCTATTTCCATGCTCTACCTTGATGAGAATGAAAAAGTTGTATTAAAGAACTATCAAGATATGGTTGTGGAGGGTTGTGGGTGCCGCTAA